The following proteins are co-located in the Pyxidicoccus trucidator genome:
- a CDS encoding GNAT family N-acetyltransferase → MIREAVPEDAPLLALLLREAFEEYRGRLDPPSSAHGKTVEVVLRELRDGGAFIAESPSGAEGCVFFHPKSDHLYLDRLAVLPPFRGRGVARALVEAVESRARALGPMPVRLNVRLALQDHQDWYARLGYTFLAHGTHAGYPSPTFVVLQKRL, encoded by the coding sequence ATGATTCGTGAAGCCGTGCCGGAGGATGCGCCGCTGCTCGCACTCCTGCTGCGAGAGGCCTTCGAGGAGTACCGGGGGCGGCTCGACCCGCCCTCCAGCGCCCACGGCAAGACGGTGGAGGTCGTCCTGCGCGAGCTGCGGGACGGGGGCGCCTTCATCGCCGAGTCCCCCTCCGGCGCGGAGGGGTGCGTCTTCTTCCATCCCAAGTCGGACCATCTGTACCTGGACCGGCTGGCCGTGCTGCCTCCCTTCCGGGGCCGGGGTGTCGCCCGGGCGCTGGTGGAGGCGGTGGAGTCCCGGGCGCGTGCGCTGGGCCCCATGCCCGTGCGGCTCAACGTGCGGCTCGCGCTCCAGGACCATCAGGACTGGTACGCCCGCCTGGGCTACACGTTCCTCGCCCACGGCACCCACGCGGGCTACCCCTCGCCCACCTTCGTGGTGCTCCAGAAGCGGCTCTGA